The following are encoded together in the Bradyrhizobium algeriense genome:
- a CDS encoding xanthine dehydrogenase family protein molybdopterin-binding subunit, whose translation MNLVTNNKWIGQRTIRPDGMDKVTGRAQFAADTTMPGMIWGKVLRSPHPHARIKSIDTSKAEKLPGVKAVVTARDIVDFPIEKGAVMLGIQDMRWMCRNVMARDKALFPGHPIAAVAATTEAIAAEACELIEVDYEVLPWSIEIDDAILPGAPILHEFNKFDGKPSNIVGRLEHKKGDIAEGFKKADVVIERTFTTRPVHQGYIEPHACLISVAPDGKTTIWSSSQGQFMVRAMTAYLTGIPQSDIRAIPAEIGGGFGGKTIVYLEPLATLLAKKSGRPVKMVMTREEVMRATGPTSGSKSTVKIGATKDGKIVAAHGTFYLQAGAFPGSPIRGAAGCSFTPYDIPNLLSEGFDVCSNRSKVAAYRAPGAPIGAYAVECVMDEVAEALKMDPLDFRLKNAAKEGTKAAHGPVFPRIGYIETVEAAKASPHYAAPLGDGHGKPRGRGVASGFWFNAGGESSAQVNITEDGNVVVTTGHPDIGGSRAGIANICAELLGIDYRRVSVIIGDTQTVGFSNLTGGSRVLFASSMVVTQSTEKIIQTLRERAAKIWEIDPEAVKWENGAAHPVSPNAGQFEPLTLEELAEKAPAMGGPIGAGVQLNTTGADGGFGTHVCDVEVDVDLGIARVIRYTAVQDVGRAIHPGYVEGQLQGGVAQGIGWALNEEYIYTREGKVDNPGFLDYRMPVCSDLPMIDCIMVEIPNPKHPQGVKGVGEVPLVPVMAAVANAIYNALGKRFYALPMSPPKVLEVLEAPTREAAE comes from the coding sequence ATGAACCTCGTCACCAACAACAAGTGGATCGGCCAGCGCACCATCCGTCCCGACGGCATGGACAAGGTGACCGGCCGCGCCCAGTTCGCCGCCGACACCACCATGCCCGGCATGATCTGGGGCAAGGTTTTGCGCAGCCCGCATCCGCATGCGCGCATCAAATCGATCGACACCTCGAAAGCCGAAAAACTGCCGGGCGTAAAAGCCGTCGTCACCGCGCGCGACATCGTCGATTTCCCGATCGAGAAGGGCGCTGTCATGCTGGGCATCCAGGACATGCGCTGGATGTGCCGCAACGTGATGGCGCGCGACAAGGCGCTGTTTCCCGGGCACCCGATCGCCGCCGTCGCCGCGACCACGGAAGCGATCGCAGCCGAAGCCTGCGAGCTGATCGAGGTCGATTACGAGGTGCTGCCGTGGTCGATCGAGATCGACGACGCGATTCTGCCCGGCGCGCCGATCCTGCACGAGTTCAACAAGTTCGACGGCAAGCCGTCCAACATCGTCGGCCGCCTCGAGCACAAGAAGGGCGACATCGCGGAAGGTTTCAAGAAGGCTGACGTCGTCATCGAGCGCACCTTCACCACGCGTCCCGTTCATCAGGGCTATATCGAGCCGCATGCCTGCCTGATCTCGGTGGCGCCTGACGGCAAGACCACGATCTGGAGCTCCAGCCAGGGCCAGTTCATGGTGCGCGCGATGACGGCCTATCTCACCGGCATCCCGCAGAGCGACATCCGCGCCATTCCCGCCGAGATCGGCGGCGGTTTTGGCGGCAAGACCATCGTCTATCTCGAACCGCTCGCGACTTTGCTCGCCAAAAAATCCGGCCGCCCGGTGAAGATGGTGATGACGCGCGAGGAAGTGATGCGCGCGACCGGCCCGACATCCGGCTCGAAGAGCACCGTGAAGATCGGCGCGACCAAAGATGGAAAAATCGTCGCTGCGCACGGCACCTTCTATCTGCAGGCCGGCGCGTTCCCGGGTTCGCCGATCCGCGGCGCTGCCGGGTGCAGCTTCACGCCCTACGACATCCCGAACCTGCTCTCCGAGGGTTTTGACGTCTGCTCCAACCGCTCGAAGGTCGCGGCCTATCGCGCGCCGGGCGCGCCGATCGGCGCCTATGCGGTCGAATGCGTGATGGATGAAGTCGCCGAAGCGCTGAAGATGGACCCGCTGGACTTCCGCCTGAAGAACGCCGCGAAAGAAGGCACCAAGGCCGCGCACGGTCCGGTGTTTCCGCGCATCGGCTATATCGAGACAGTGGAAGCAGCCAAAGCCTCGCCGCACTACGCCGCGCCGCTCGGCGACGGACACGGCAAGCCGAGGGGCAGGGGCGTGGCTAGCGGCTTCTGGTTCAATGCCGGCGGCGAATCCTCCGCGCAGGTCAACATCACCGAAGATGGCAACGTCGTCGTCACCACGGGCCATCCTGACATTGGCGGGTCGCGCGCGGGCATCGCCAACATCTGCGCCGAGCTGCTCGGCATCGACTATCGCCGCGTCTCCGTCATCATCGGCGACACCCAGACGGTCGGTTTCTCCAACCTCACCGGCGGCAGCCGCGTGCTGTTCGCCTCTTCGATGGTGGTGACGCAGTCGACCGAAAAGATCATCCAGACGCTGCGCGAGCGCGCCGCAAAAATCTGGGAGATCGATCCCGAGGCGGTGAAGTGGGAGAACGGCGCCGCGCATCCGGTGAGCCCGAACGCCGGCCAGTTCGAGCCGCTGACGCTGGAGGAACTCGCCGAGAAGGCGCCCGCGATGGGCGGACCTATCGGGGCCGGCGTGCAGCTCAACACCACGGGCGCCGACGGCGGTTTCGGCACGCATGTCTGCGACGTCGAGGTCGATGTCGATCTCGGCATCGCGCGTGTCATCCGCTACACCGCCGTGCAGGATGTCGGCCGCGCCATTCACCCCGGCTATGTCGAGGGCCAGCTCCAGGGCGGCGTCGCGCAAGGCATCGGCTGGGCGCTGAACGAGGAATACATCTACACGCGGGAAGGCAAGGTCGATAATCCCGGCTTCCTCGACTATCGCATGCCGGTCTGCTCGGACCTGCCGATGATCGACTGCATCATGGTCGAGATCCCGAACCCAAAGCATCCGCAAGGCGTCAAGGGCGTCGGCGAAGTGCCGCTGGTGCCCGTGATGGCCGCGGTCGCCAACGCGATCTACAACGCGCTCGGCAAGCGCTTCTACGCCCTGCCGATGTCGCCGCCGAAGGTGCTGGAGGTGCTGGAAGCGCCGACGCGAGAGGCGGCGGAGTAG
- a CDS encoding (2Fe-2S)-binding protein, which translates to MAKVHVTTTINGEPMEFLCEPGDTMLDALRGTLNLTGSKEGCASGDCGACSITLDDRLICSCLMLAVESQDHEIRTIEGMAQGEKLHPLQQKFLEMAALQCGICTSGMLVASDALLRKNPKPSEEEVRFWLAGNLCRCTGYDKIVRAVMETAAEMRAQ; encoded by the coding sequence ATGGCCAAAGTTCACGTCACGACCACCATCAACGGCGAGCCGATGGAATTCCTCTGCGAGCCCGGCGACACCATGCTCGACGCCTTGCGCGGAACCTTGAATCTCACCGGCTCCAAGGAAGGCTGCGCATCCGGCGATTGCGGCGCCTGCTCGATCACGCTCGACGATCGGCTGATCTGCTCCTGCCTGATGCTCGCGGTCGAATCGCAAGATCACGAAATCCGCACCATCGAGGGCATGGCGCAGGGCGAGAAGTTGCATCCGCTGCAGCAGAAATTCCTGGAGATGGCCGCGCTCCAGTGCGGCATCTGCACATCGGGCATGCTGGTCGCCTCCGACGCGCTGCTTCGAAAGAACCCGAAGCCGAGCGAGGAAGAGGTCCGCTTCTGGCTCGCCGGCAACCTCTGCCGGTGCACCGGCTATGACAAGATCGTCCGCGCGGTGATGGAAACCGCTGCCGAAATGCGCGCGCAATAA
- a CDS encoding xanthine dehydrogenase family protein subunit M, giving the protein MTELRYLAPDTLDEAIGAFAKAGSAARILAGGTDLLVQMRSGVLRPGVIVDIKKIPEMTAIEQTADGGFRIGAAVSGMALAEHKTFGKAWPGVLEAVNLIGSKQVQGRASAGGNLCNGSPAGDSVPAMVAAGAVVTVQGPDGRREMKVEDVPAGPGRTNLKPGEILVSFTLPPRPPGSSDAYLRMIPRTEMDIAVVGVGVSLTIKDGTVTAARVGLGAVAPTVLLVEDAAEALIGSKLDDAALAKAAAACSAACRPIDDKRGTIAYRTRVAGVLLKRTAAIAAKRATGK; this is encoded by the coding sequence ATGACGGAACTCCGATATCTGGCGCCTGATACGCTTGACGAAGCGATTGGCGCATTTGCGAAAGCCGGCAGCGCTGCGCGCATCCTGGCCGGCGGTACCGACCTGCTGGTGCAGATGCGATCCGGCGTGCTGAGACCCGGCGTGATTGTCGACATCAAGAAAATCCCGGAGATGACCGCGATCGAGCAGACGGCCGATGGCGGCTTCCGCATCGGCGCCGCCGTCTCCGGCATGGCGCTCGCGGAACACAAGACATTCGGCAAGGCCTGGCCCGGCGTGCTCGAGGCCGTCAACCTGATCGGTTCCAAGCAGGTGCAGGGCCGCGCGTCCGCCGGCGGCAATCTCTGCAACGGTTCGCCCGCCGGCGACAGCGTGCCCGCGATGGTCGCGGCCGGCGCCGTCGTCACCGTGCAGGGCCCGGACGGCCGTCGCGAGATGAAGGTCGAGGACGTGCCCGCCGGTCCCGGGCGCACCAACTTAAAGCCCGGCGAGATTCTAGTGAGCTTCACACTACCGCCGCGTCCACCCGGCTCCAGCGATGCCTACTTGCGAATGATCCCGCGCACCGAGATGGACATCGCCGTGGTCGGCGTCGGCGTCAGCCTGACGATCAAGGACGGCACCGTCACTGCCGCGCGTGTCGGCTTGGGCGCCGTGGCACCGACCGTGCTGTTGGTCGAAGACGCCGCCGAGGCGCTGATCGGCTCAAAGCTCGACGACGCCGCGCTGGCGAAAGCCGCCGCTGCTTGTTCGGCCGCCTGCCGTCCGATCGACGACAAGCGCGGCACCATCGCCTACCGCACCAGGGTGGCCGGCGTGCTGCTCAAGCGCACCGCCGCGATTGCCGCCAAACGCGCTACAGGGAAATAA
- a CDS encoding lytic murein transglycosylase: MLHLRLLLAAAASLSLSSLAIAQPAPAPVRPAPARPSVVPGQQPPAAAARSPRAAACHNGMPFDRFLADLKQQAVAEGVSQRALAEAAPYLTYDQSIVNRDRGQRVFGQVFTEFARNRASDGAAKNAQARIRMHAAAFNRAEKEYGVPSAVIAAFWGLESSFGAELGKLHTLPSLVSLAYDCRRSEMFQKETIAALKIIDRGDLSASEMIGSWAGELGQTQFLPTHYFNYAVDYDGDGHRNMLRSVPDVIGSTANYIANGLKWRRGEPWLQEVRAPANFPWEQADLTIKLSRAKFAQLGVTYPDGRPLPNDDMPASLLLPMGRTGPAFLAYANFAAYTEWNNSLIYSTTAGYLASRIAGAAPMRQPSVPVAQLPFNELKELQQLLVRAGFNVGKVDGVMGQLSRTAVKAMQVKYGLPADSWPTAELLLRMRGPGVQAQPAGLVMPAAR, encoded by the coding sequence ATGCTGCATCTCAGACTCCTGCTTGCTGCGGCGGCATCCCTGTCCCTTTCATCCCTCGCCATCGCCCAACCGGCCCCCGCTCCTGTCAGGCCCGCACCCGCCCGGCCGTCTGTCGTACCAGGGCAGCAGCCGCCGGCCGCCGCTGCGCGCTCGCCCCGTGCGGCGGCCTGTCACAACGGCATGCCGTTCGACCGCTTCCTCGCCGATCTCAAGCAGCAGGCCGTGGCCGAGGGCGTCTCGCAGCGCGCGCTTGCCGAGGCCGCACCCTACCTCACCTACGACCAAAGCATCGTCAACCGCGACCGCGGCCAGCGCGTATTCGGCCAGGTGTTCACCGAATTCGCACGAAACAGGGCGTCCGATGGCGCGGCAAAAAATGCGCAGGCGAGAATCCGGATGCATGCGGCGGCGTTCAACCGCGCCGAGAAGGAATATGGCGTACCATCAGCGGTGATCGCCGCGTTCTGGGGGCTGGAGAGCAGTTTTGGCGCCGAGCTGGGCAAGCTGCACACGCTGCCGTCGCTGGTGTCGCTGGCCTATGACTGCCGCCGCTCGGAGATGTTCCAGAAGGAAACCATCGCCGCCTTGAAGATCATCGACCGCGGCGATCTCTCAGCATCTGAGATGATCGGCTCATGGGCCGGCGAACTCGGCCAGACGCAATTTCTGCCAACGCACTACTTCAACTATGCGGTGGATTATGACGGCGACGGCCACCGCAACATGCTGCGCAGCGTGCCCGACGTGATCGGCTCGACCGCGAACTACATCGCCAACGGACTGAAGTGGCGGCGCGGCGAGCCGTGGCTGCAGGAAGTGCGCGCGCCGGCGAACTTTCCGTGGGAACAGGCCGACCTGACCATCAAACTATCGCGCGCAAAATTCGCGCAGCTCGGCGTCACCTATCCTGATGGACGACCGTTGCCGAACGACGACATGCCGGCCTCGCTGCTGCTGCCGATGGGCCGCACCGGGCCTGCGTTCCTGGCGTACGCGAATTTCGCCGCCTACACCGAGTGGAACAACTCGCTGATCTATTCGACCACCGCGGGCTATCTCGCGAGCCGCATCGCCGGCGCCGCGCCGATGCGGCAGCCATCCGTGCCGGTCGCACAACTGCCGTTCAATGAGCTGAAGGAGCTGCAGCAGCTCTTGGTGCGCGCGGGCTTCAATGTCGGCAAGGTCGACGGCGTGATGGGGCAGTTGAGCCGCACGGCGGTGAAGGCGATGCAGGTGAAATACGGCTTGCCGGCGGATTCCTGGCCGACGGCGGAATTGCTGCTGCGGATGCGCGGGCCCGGCGTGCAGGCGCAGCCCGCCGGCTTGGTGATGCCGGCGGCGCGGTAG
- a CDS encoding DUF1993 domain-containing protein produces MSFHDATVPAFLQILGSLSGLLTKAEAHCKAKNIQPEVLLNARLYPDMYPLTRQVQTVCDFAAKTCARLTGSEVPSTPDTEKSFEELQQRIAKTVDYVKSFKPAQFDGGDTREVTFPIGPNNTMTMKGQQYLVNFAFPNFYFHAATAHGILRHNGVEIGKRDFLGVR; encoded by the coding sequence ATGTCTTTCCACGACGCCACTGTGCCCGCCTTTCTGCAGATTCTCGGCAGCCTTTCCGGCTTGCTCACCAAGGCGGAAGCGCATTGCAAGGCGAAGAACATCCAACCCGAGGTGCTGCTCAATGCGCGGCTTTATCCGGACATGTATCCGCTGACGCGGCAGGTGCAGACGGTCTGCGATTTCGCCGCAAAGACCTGCGCGCGCCTCACCGGCAGCGAGGTGCCGTCGACACCGGACACGGAAAAGAGTTTTGAGGAGCTGCAGCAGCGGATTGCGAAGACAGTCGACTATGTAAAATCGTTCAAGCCGGCGCAGTTCGACGGCGGCGACACGCGCGAGGTGACGTTTCCCATCGGCCCGAACAACACGATGACGATGAAGGGCCAGCAATATCTCGTCAATTTTGCGTTTCCGAATTTCTACTTCCATGCCGCCACAGCGCACGGCATCTTGCGGCACAACGGTGTGGAGATCGGCAAGCGGGATTTCCTCGGGGTGAGGTAG
- a CDS encoding phosphohydrolase, producing MNREQLAAAYTSPGRHYHNLTHIEDCLGALARVENLSPLDREILSAAIWWHDVVYDATRADNEALRAQLAERHLREDLRQEVGRLIRLTKTHDVQPDDRLGAILISIDLSILGAEPARYDTYAAAIRREFIHVPERDYRAGRAKVLSQFAARPVIFPDAVFAARYDRQARENLARELASLRG from the coding sequence ATGAACCGCGAACAATTGGCCGCCGCCTACACGTCACCTGGCCGCCACTATCACAACCTCACGCATATCGAAGACTGTCTCGGTGCGCTCGCGCGCGTGGAAAATCTTTCGCCGCTCGATCGCGAAATTCTGTCCGCCGCGATCTGGTGGCACGATGTCGTCTACGACGCGACCCGCGCGGACAATGAAGCGCTGAGGGCGCAGCTAGCCGAACGGCATCTTCGCGAGGACCTTCGTCAGGAGGTCGGCCGCCTGATCCGTCTGACAAAGACGCACGACGTGCAGCCTGACGATCGCCTTGGCGCCATCCTGATCTCGATCGACCTCAGCATCCTCGGCGCAGAGCCCGCGCGATACGACACGTATGCCGCCGCGATCCGGCGGGAGTTCATCCATGTGCCGGAGCGCGACTATCGCGCCGGCCGCGCCAAAGTGCTCAGCCAGTTCGCCGCGCGGCCGGTCATCTTTCCCGATGCGGTCTTTGCCGCGAGATATGACCGGCAGGCCCGCGAAAACCTCGCGCGCGAACTGGCTTCGTTGCGCGGATAG
- a CDS encoding RidA family protein, producing the protein MAPIQHFAPPAGIKSPPLSFATRTGDLLFVSGIPGFDDKGALADGFEAQFGFVVANIKRVLDEAGATFRDLVKVNVLLTRASDVATMNVLYASAFGPAPYPARTTCVVQALPDPKMLIEIEAVASLAKP; encoded by the coding sequence ATGGCCCCGATCCAGCACTTCGCGCCGCCCGCCGGCATCAAGTCCCCGCCGCTCTCCTTCGCCACGCGCACCGGCGACCTGCTGTTCGTCTCGGGCATTCCGGGCTTTGACGACAAGGGCGCGCTCGCTGATGGTTTCGAGGCGCAGTTCGGCTTCGTCGTCGCCAACATCAAGCGCGTGCTCGACGAGGCCGGCGCGACGTTTCGCGATCTGGTCAAGGTCAACGTGCTGCTGACGCGCGCCTCCGACGTCGCCACGATGAACGTGCTGTATGCCTCCGCCTTCGGGCCCGCGCCCTACCCCGCCCGTACCACCTGCGTGGTGCAGGCGCTGCCCGATCCGAAAATGCTGATCGAGATCGAAGCTGTTGCGTCGCTGGCGAAGCCGTAG
- a CDS encoding IS110 family transposase codes for MVEDVRWFVGIDWATQSHRVCLLDSEGGRMGEREFAHGGAGLTELRDWLLQKTGAAPGQIAVAIEMPHGPVVEMLLEHGFVVFAINPKQLDRFRDRFTVAGTKDDSRDALVLGDSLRTDRKAFRQLAIDNPVVIELREWSRLVDELQQERTRLANRLRQQLWRYYPQATELADDVGDDWFLALWQKVPTPAAAAKVTEKTVARILKDHRIRRLDAATVLQTLRKTALFVAPGTTEAACVHIRSLAARMHLVNQQIKEAHNALDGLCAGLAAPDEESPSGQSREQCDVAILRSWPGIGRIVLATLLTEAAQPLQARDYHALRALAGVAPVTRQSGKQRFVIRRHACNRRLQTAVHHWSRVAIQHDAAARRRYDALRQRGHGHARALRSVGDRLLSALCSTLKSRTLYDANRGSSQISVKQ; via the coding sequence ATGGTTGAGGATGTGCGTTGGTTTGTCGGGATCGATTGGGCAACACAGAGCCACCGCGTTTGCCTGCTTGATAGCGAAGGAGGACGCATGGGCGAGCGGGAGTTCGCCCATGGCGGAGCCGGACTGACGGAACTGCGAGATTGGTTGCTGCAGAAGACCGGGGCTGCGCCGGGGCAGATCGCCGTCGCGATCGAGATGCCGCATGGTCCCGTGGTGGAGATGCTGCTCGAGCACGGGTTTGTGGTCTTTGCCATCAATCCCAAGCAGCTCGATCGTTTCCGCGATCGCTTCACAGTCGCAGGCACCAAGGATGACAGCCGAGACGCCCTTGTCCTTGGAGACTCACTGCGTACCGATCGGAAAGCCTTCCGGCAGCTTGCGATCGACAATCCGGTGGTGATCGAGCTGCGCGAGTGGTCGCGCCTCGTGGACGAGTTGCAGCAGGAACGGACGCGTCTGGCCAATCGTCTGCGTCAGCAGCTGTGGCGCTACTATCCGCAGGCGACCGAACTAGCCGATGATGTCGGGGACGACTGGTTCCTGGCGCTGTGGCAAAAGGTGCCGACCCCCGCCGCCGCCGCGAAGGTAACGGAGAAGACGGTTGCGCGCATCCTCAAGGACCACCGCATCCGGCGTCTCGATGCCGCCACCGTGCTGCAGACCTTGCGCAAGACGGCCTTGTTCGTCGCCCCAGGCACGACGGAGGCCGCTTGCGTGCATATCCGCAGTCTCGCGGCGCGCATGCACCTGGTCAATCAGCAGATCAAGGAAGCCCACAACGCCCTGGACGGCCTCTGCGCCGGGCTCGCGGCACCGGACGAGGAGAGCCCGTCGGGGCAGAGCCGTGAGCAGTGTGACGTGGCAATCCTTCGCTCCTGGCCGGGAATCGGCAGGATTGTTCTCGCCACACTGCTCACCGAGGCAGCGCAGCCGCTGCAGGCCCGAGATTATCACGCCTTGCGTGCGCTGGCAGGGGTTGCTCCGGTGACGCGGCAAAGCGGCAAACAACGCTTCGTGATCCGCCGCCACGCCTGCAACAGGAGGCTGCAGACCGCCGTTCATCATTGGTCGCGCGTTGCCATCCAGCACGATGCTGCCGCGCGGCGCCGCTATGATGCCTTGCGGCAGCGCGGCCACGGCCATGCACGTGCGTTGCGTAGCGTGGGCGATCGCCTGCTCTCGGCTCTATGCTCGACCCTCAAGAGCCGGACCCTGTATGATGCCAACCGCGGGAGTTCGCAGATCTCCGTCAAACAGTAA
- a CDS encoding DUF2380 domain-containing protein, translating to MMQTATRWRAPGLRSGARAVLMLCAVAALSFPSGGSPAATPIAVAVADFDYFDTSGEVADQSAEHLARVASFAKLLRDNLAAQSDYRVVTIECRDQPCTATSMSQDVFIAAARRAGARLVVYGGIRKMSTLVQWGEIQLLDLEAEKLLMQRTVTFRGDNDAAYRHAANFVGDQLKETMPKP from the coding sequence ATGATGCAAACGGCAACCCGATGGCGCGCGCCAGGCCTGCGCAGCGGCGCAAGAGCCGTGCTGATGCTGTGCGCGGTGGCGGCGCTGTCATTTCCATCGGGCGGATCGCCGGCCGCCACGCCGATTGCGGTGGCGGTGGCGGATTTCGATTATTTCGACACCTCCGGCGAGGTCGCGGACCAGAGCGCGGAGCATCTCGCGCGCGTGGCATCGTTTGCAAAATTGCTGCGCGATAATCTGGCGGCCCAGAGCGATTATCGCGTGGTGACGATCGAATGCCGCGATCAACCCTGCACCGCCACCAGCATGTCGCAGGATGTTTTCATCGCCGCCGCGCGCCGGGCCGGCGCCCGGCTGGTCGTCTATGGCGGCATCCGCAAGATGAGCACGCTGGTGCAATGGGGCGAAATCCAGCTGCTCGATCTCGAAGCCGAGAAATTGTTGATGCAGCGAACGGTGACGTTCCGCGGCGACAACGATGCCGCCTATCGCCATGCGGCGAATTTCGTCGGCGATCAGCTGAAGGAAACCATGCCGAAGCCGTAA
- a CDS encoding SDR family NAD(P)-dependent oxidoreductase, producing MPLLQNHIAVITGAGSGIGRAIAIGYAREGARVVLLDRDEKAAAEAAREIGDKAVSFALDVARREDCVAMAKQIADKVGQVSILVNNAGIVRRNGMLGAAEAVINDWEDIIAINLTGVFNVTHAFLAALRASKGRIVNIGSIQSFVHVRTPSSPAYTASKHGVLGFTKALAAELGKEGVRVNAIGPGFIATPLNANARANNPDLVKTFMDHTPLGRAGTAEDIVGPAIFLASDLSAYVSGSIVMVDGGYRAV from the coding sequence ATGCCCCTTCTCCAGAATCACATCGCCGTCATCACCGGTGCAGGCTCCGGCATCGGGCGCGCCATCGCGATCGGCTATGCCCGCGAGGGTGCGCGGGTCGTGCTGCTCGACAGGGACGAGAAGGCGGCAGCCGAAGCGGCAAGGGAAATCGGCGACAAGGCCGTCAGCTTTGCGCTCGACGTCGCCAGACGCGAGGACTGCGTCGCAATGGCAAAGCAGATCGCCGACAAGGTCGGGCAGGTCTCGATCCTAGTCAACAATGCCGGCATCGTCCGCCGCAACGGCATGCTGGGCGCGGCCGAGGCCGTGATCAACGACTGGGAAGACATCATCGCGATCAACCTCACGGGTGTTTTCAACGTGACGCATGCGTTCCTGGCAGCCCTGCGCGCCAGCAAGGGACGCATCGTCAATATCGGCTCGATCCAGTCCTTTGTGCATGTGCGCACGCCTAGTTCGCCGGCCTATACAGCTTCCAAGCACGGCGTGCTCGGCTTCACCAAGGCGCTCGCCGCCGAACTCGGCAAGGAAGGCGTCCGCGTCAACGCGATCGGCCCGGGCTTCATCGCGACGCCGCTGAACGCCAATGCCCGCGCCAACAATCCCGACCTGGTGAAGACATTCATGGACCACACCCCGTTGGGACGCGCCGGCACCGCGGAAGACATCGTCGGCCCCGCGATCTTCCTTGCCTCTGATCTTTCTGCCTACGTCTCCGGATCGATCGTGATGGTCGACGGCGGCTACCGGGCTGTGTGA